Proteins found in one Halobaculum sp. MBLA0147 genomic segment:
- a CDS encoding PRC-barrel domain-containing protein produces the protein MVDILAEDLSGKGIIMGGTELGVLYNITMDLKTGRLSDLLVTPSEAQTVEGLPFEADGDGHVKVPVRRVQRVEDYIQIEPV, from the coding sequence ATGGTAGACATCCTCGCCGAAGATCTCTCTGGGAAGGGGATCATCATGGGTGGGACGGAGCTCGGAGTCCTCTACAACATCACGATGGACCTGAAGACGGGTCGTCTCTCCGACCTGTTGGTGACACCGAGTGAGGCACAGACGGTCGAGGGACTCCCGTTCGAGGCGGACGGCGACGGTCACGTGAAGGTGCCGGTGCGACGCGTCCAGCGGGTGGAAGACTACATCCAGATCGAGCCGGTGTGA
- a CDS encoding NOB1 family endonuclease, whose amino-acid sequence MQVLDTSAFIHEYTTDDRTASIPAVHEELEGEHAFRFDAMEGSGMHIHVPDEGAVERVTRAAGETGDDGELSATDRRLVATAFELDATLVTDDYAMQNVAERLGVDVQVIARDGIDERRDWLFQCVGCGREFDDDRDRCPICGSDLNRKNPA is encoded by the coding sequence ATGCAGGTACTCGACACGTCCGCGTTCATCCACGAGTACACCACCGACGACCGCACGGCGTCGATCCCCGCCGTCCACGAGGAGTTGGAGGGAGAACACGCCTTCCGCTTCGACGCGATGGAGGGGTCGGGGATGCACATCCACGTCCCCGACGAGGGCGCCGTGGAGCGGGTCACCCGCGCCGCGGGCGAGACCGGCGACGACGGGGAGCTGTCGGCGACAGACCGCCGGCTCGTCGCGACTGCCTTCGAACTCGACGCGACGCTCGTGACCGACGACTACGCGATGCAGAACGTCGCCGAACGGCTCGGCGTCGACGTGCAGGTGATCGCCCGCGACGGGATCGACGAACGCCGCGACTGGCTGTTCCAGTGTGTCGGCTGTGGCCGCGAGTTCGACGACGACCGCGACCGCTGTCCGATCTGTGGCAGCGACCTCAACCGGAAGAACCCTGCTTGA
- the infB gene encoding translation initiation factor IF-2: MSDAHDDSADVTRPSADGLRTPIVAVLGHVDHGKTSLLDRIRGSAVSEGESGAITQHIGATAVPLETISGIAGELVDPDDFDLPGLLFIDTPGHHSFTTLRSRGGALADIAVLVIDVNDGFQPQTEEAVEILKRTGTPFVVAANKVDTVPGWNPQPETPIQASMDAQSDRARSDLEEKVYELIGDLSDAGFSADFYWRVQNFQRNIGVVPVSAETGEGVADLLTVMMGLSQRYMKEEMEIDVTGPGAGTVLEVKDERGFGATLDVVLYDGTVREGDTIVVGGEEGAIVTEVRALLRPRPLAEIRTEKEFEQVPELAAAAGIKIAAPDLDRAMAGAPVRVAREENVDEVIAEVEQEIAQIEVETADEGVVVKADTLGSLEAIASALQEAEIPILRAEVGDVAPRDVAIAETAHEETNEVILGFNVDVLADAEDELEESSVQLFSHDVIYQLVEDYEEYVAEIERAQQETVLDKIVRPARFRILQDHTFRQNDPAVVGVEIVSGTVQNNRNVVKFDGDDPERVGELSGIQEQGDDVEEARAGNRVSVAIDGPTVGRGIEEGDELWIELPEKHAKILEQELTEEITADEREALKAYVEKQRSGDPFWGK; this comes from the coding sequence ATGTCAGACGCACACGACGACTCCGCCGACGTGACTCGCCCCAGCGCCGACGGACTCAGGACACCGATCGTCGCCGTCCTGGGCCACGTCGACCACGGGAAGACCAGTCTCCTCGACCGCATCCGCGGCTCGGCCGTCAGCGAGGGTGAGTCCGGCGCCATCACCCAACACATCGGCGCGACCGCGGTGCCGCTGGAGACCATCTCCGGGATCGCCGGGGAGTTGGTCGACCCAGACGACTTCGACCTCCCCGGCCTCCTGTTCATCGACACGCCAGGGCACCACTCGTTCACGACGCTGCGCTCGCGCGGCGGCGCGCTGGCGGACATCGCCGTGCTCGTGATCGACGTGAACGACGGGTTCCAGCCGCAGACGGAGGAGGCCGTCGAGATCCTCAAGCGGACGGGGACGCCGTTCGTCGTCGCCGCGAACAAGGTCGACACCGTCCCCGGCTGGAACCCACAGCCCGAGACGCCGATCCAGGCGTCGATGGACGCCCAGTCCGACCGGGCGCGGTCCGACTTGGAGGAGAAGGTGTACGAACTGATCGGGGACCTCTCGGACGCCGGCTTCTCGGCTGACTTCTACTGGCGGGTCCAGAACTTCCAGCGCAACATCGGGGTCGTCCCCGTCTCCGCGGAGACGGGCGAGGGTGTCGCGGACCTGCTGACGGTGATGATGGGGCTGTCCCAGCGGTACATGAAAGAGGAGATGGAGATCGACGTGACTGGTCCCGGCGCGGGGACGGTGCTGGAGGTCAAAGACGAACGCGGGTTCGGCGCGACGCTGGACGTGGTGTTGTACGACGGCACCGTCCGCGAGGGTGACACCATCGTCGTCGGCGGCGAGGAGGGGGCCATCGTCACGGAGGTGCGCGCGCTGTTGCGGCCGCGACCGCTCGCGGAGATCCGCACGGAGAAGGAGTTCGAACAGGTGCCGGAGTTGGCGGCGGCCGCGGGGATCAAGATCGCCGCGCCGGACTTGGACCGCGCGATGGCCGGCGCGCCGGTCCGCGTCGCCCGCGAGGAGAACGTCGACGAGGTGATCGCGGAGGTCGAACAGGAGATCGCCCAGATCGAGGTGGAGACGGCCGACGAGGGGGTCGTCGTGAAGGCAGACACCCTCGGCAGTCTGGAGGCGATCGCCTCGGCGCTCCAGGAGGCGGAGATCCCGATCCTGCGCGCGGAGGTCGGCGACGTGGCGCCCCGCGACGTGGCGATCGCGGAGACGGCTCACGAGGAGACCAACGAGGTGATCCTCGGGTTCAACGTGGACGTGTTGGCCGACGCCGAGGACGAACTCGAGGAGTCGTCCGTCCAGTTGTTCTCTCACGACGTGATCTACCAGCTCGTCGAGGACTACGAGGAGTACGTCGCGGAGATCGAACGCGCCCAACAGGAGACGGTGTTGGACAAGATCGTCCGGCCGGCGCGGTTCCGCATCCTCCAGGACCACACCTTCCGACAGAACGACCCGGCCGTGGTCGGCGTCGAGATCGTCTCCGGGACGGTTCAGAACAACCGCAACGTGGTGAAGTTCGACGGAGACGACCCCGAGCGCGTCGGGGAACTCTCCGGCATCCAAGAGCAGGGCGACGACGTGGAGGAGGCGCGTGCGGGCAACCGCGTCTCCGTCGCCATCGACGGCCCGACGGTCGGGCGCGGCATCGAGGAGGGTGACGAGTTGTGGATCGAACTGCCGGAGAAACACGCCAAGATCCTCGAACAGGAGTTGACCGAGGAGATCACCGCCGACGAACGCGAGGCGCTGAAGGCGTACGTGGAGAAACAGCGGAGCGGTGACCCCTTCTGGGGGAAGTAG
- a CDS encoding lysostaphin resistance A-like protein codes for MSVRTADPQDVVLRVIRSLFVLVAAWTAAFAVVAPVDGLATILGVAPDTAVYEVTRTVAQFVGFALACVAFLYYAEERDLVSVRRPSRREAGLIVGGLVGLLAVQFALLFGLQALGIGTGQNRAITAAGRTPVYFLLMIPVSLLVVGPAEELLFRGVVQGHVRDAVGAPGGIAFASLLFGAIHLPGVMGGLPAQVAYVGVATVLGAILGVLYERTDNVVVPSLTHGGYNAVLFGIQYATVIGVLG; via the coding sequence ATGAGCGTCAGGACCGCGGACCCCCAAGACGTGGTGTTGCGGGTGATCCGCTCGTTGTTCGTCCTCGTGGCGGCGTGGACGGCCGCCTTCGCCGTGGTCGCGCCGGTCGACGGGCTGGCGACGATCCTCGGCGTCGCGCCCGACACGGCGGTGTACGAGGTGACGCGGACGGTCGCACAGTTCGTCGGGTTCGCACTCGCGTGTGTCGCCTTCCTCTACTACGCCGAGGAGCGGGACCTCGTCTCCGTCCGTCGGCCGTCGCGTCGCGAGGCGGGGCTGATCGTCGGCGGCCTCGTCGGACTCCTCGCCGTCCAGTTCGCCCTCCTGTTCGGACTCCAGGCGCTGGGGATCGGGACGGGCCAGAACCGCGCGATCACCGCCGCCGGCCGCACGCCGGTGTACTTCCTGTTGATGATCCCCGTCTCGCTGCTCGTCGTCGGGCCGGCGGAGGAGCTCCTCTTCCGCGGGGTCGTGCAGGGCCACGTCCGCGACGCCGTCGGCGCGCCGGGCGGCATCGCCTTCGCGTCGCTGCTGTTCGGCGCGATCCACCTGCCCGGTGTCATGGGCGGGCTGCCCGCGCAGGTCGCCTACGTCGGTGTCGCGACGGTGCTCGGCGCGATCCTCGGGGTGTTGTACGAACGGACGGACAACGTCGTCGTCCCGTCACTCACCCACGGCGGCTACAACGCCGTGCTGTTCGGCATCCAGTACGCGACGGTGATCGGCGTGCTCGGCTGA